A single genomic interval of Phycisphaeraceae bacterium harbors:
- the mnhG gene encoding monovalent cation/H(+) antiporter subunit G, producing the protein MATTLLGLGSLMLLIAAWGVLMLPDALARQHAATKAGTLAASLLCLGAMAAFPTGEWFFRLLVIFAFLLATLPVSSHMLARSAVREAELESSLPNAPLVGGERSPNDRR; encoded by the coding sequence GTGGCCACCACGCTGCTCGGACTTGGTTCGCTCATGCTGCTGATTGCGGCGTGGGGCGTGCTCATGCTTCCCGATGCGCTCGCGCGTCAGCATGCGGCCACCAAGGCCGGCACGCTTGCCGCCTCGCTTCTCTGTCTCGGCGCGATGGCGGCCTTTCCCACGGGCGAGTGGTTCTTCCGGTTGCTGGTGATCTTCGCCTTCCTGCTCGCCACGCTGCCGGTGAGTTCGCACATGCTCGCGCGCAGCGCTGTGCGTGAAGCGGAACTCGAGAGTTCACTTCCGAACGCGCCGCTGGTGGGCGGGGAGCGTTCACCCAACGATCGGCGGTGA
- a CDS encoding bifunctional folylpolyglutamate synthase/dihydrofolate synthase, producing the protein MPKPTPARSSGRVPRAGAKAPGSDRSTPKTASRRPAPAKVRSPAAVEPKPIRNGGGGAPDLSTYPAVLRWLYDRTDIERMRVVRLGEQAFKLDRMRKLLDRLGNPQQQIKSVHVAGTVGKGSTVAMIASMLEECGYTVGQYTSPHLVELRERITINGKMVGKSEFCEHARAVAKAIARLDFEPTFFEVMTAIAFKHFMEQAVDIAVVEVGLGGRLDSTNVLTPLVTVITQIDFDHTKILGNTLADIAKEKAGIFKQGVPAIVFEPQADVERVFRETAEKCGAILRIVNKDIEYSSRFCTDPDLGPHTRVCLYTRTSRLEHLPVPLQGEHQAGNCGLALAAVDTLKSCGFDCPDDRMTAGLMKTRVPGRMQLLGERPRLLVDGAHNPASMTALMRCVGAHVPYDSMVCVFGCCADKDVPAMLDRVNLGADKVIFTRAATTPRAADPDELQKMFAERSGKMSQVARTLPEALALAHRAVSRDDLIVVTGSFYLVGETIKHLQHERSKVDA; encoded by the coding sequence ATGCCCAAGCCCACTCCCGCCCGCTCGTCGGGCAGGGTTCCCCGTGCGGGTGCCAAGGCGCCCGGTTCCGATCGATCGACCCCCAAGACGGCCAGTCGGCGGCCCGCTCCCGCGAAGGTGCGCAGCCCGGCTGCGGTCGAGCCTAAGCCCATCCGAAACGGTGGCGGGGGAGCTCCCGATCTCTCGACCTACCCGGCGGTGCTGCGCTGGCTTTACGACCGCACCGACATCGAGCGCATGCGCGTGGTTCGTCTCGGCGAACAGGCCTTCAAGCTCGATCGCATGCGCAAGCTTCTCGATCGCCTCGGCAACCCCCAGCAGCAGATCAAGTCGGTCCATGTTGCCGGCACGGTCGGCAAGGGCAGCACGGTCGCGATGATCGCCAGCATGCTGGAAGAGTGCGGCTACACGGTGGGGCAGTACACCAGCCCTCATCTTGTCGAGCTTCGCGAGCGGATCACCATCAACGGCAAGATGGTCGGCAAGAGCGAGTTCTGCGAACACGCTCGCGCGGTGGCCAAGGCCATCGCGCGGCTTGACTTCGAGCCGACCTTTTTCGAAGTCATGACGGCCATCGCCTTCAAGCACTTCATGGAGCAGGCCGTTGACATCGCTGTCGTCGAGGTCGGACTCGGCGGGCGACTCGACTCCACCAATGTGCTGACGCCGCTCGTCACGGTCATCACGCAGATCGACTTCGACCACACGAAGATCCTCGGCAACACCCTCGCTGACATTGCGAAGGAGAAGGCGGGCATCTTCAAGCAGGGGGTTCCCGCGATCGTCTTCGAGCCCCAGGCCGATGTGGAGCGGGTCTTCCGCGAGACGGCGGAGAAGTGCGGCGCCATCCTGCGGATCGTCAACAAGGACATCGAGTACTCGAGTCGCTTCTGCACCGATCCCGATCTCGGCCCGCATACGCGCGTCTGCCTCTACACGCGCACCAGTCGACTTGAGCATCTCCCCGTTCCGCTCCAGGGCGAGCATCAGGCGGGCAACTGCGGATTGGCGCTCGCGGCGGTGGACACGCTGAAGAGCTGCGGCTTCGACTGCCCCGACGATCGCATGACCGCGGGGCTCATGAAGACCCGCGTGCCCGGTCGCATGCAACTCCTCGGCGAGCGCCCGCGCCTGCTGGTCGATGGCGCCCACAACCCCGCGTCGATGACGGCGCTGATGCGCTGCGTCGGCGCGCATGTGCCCTATGACAGCATGGTGTGCGTCTTCGGCTGCTGCGCGGACAAGGATGTGCCGGCGATGCTCGACCGCGTGAATCTCGGTGCGGACAAGGTGATCTTCACCCGTGCCGCTACGACGCCGCGAGCCGCCGATCCCGACGAGCTTCAGAAGATGTTCGCGGAGCGCTCCGGAAAGATGAGTCAGGTCGCTCGCACACTCCCCGAGGCGCTCGCCTTGGCGCATCGAGCCGTCAGCCGCGATGACCTCATCGTCGTGACGGGCAGCTTCTACCTGGTGGGCGAGACGATCAAGCACCTCCAGCACGAGCGTTCGAAGGTCGACGCCTGA
- a CDS encoding DUF4040 domain-containing protein, translated as MAAPSASHLHGRPMRPAECAAFVMAPLVSFLGLLWLLLRGEVPLTKSLSWVPSLGIDFAFRIDGLSALMLALITGVGVAVFIYAAGYLSGHPHQRRLFVMLTAFMLAMIGCVTADDLFLLFVFWELTSLTSFMLVGFGHEDLTSRKSAQQALIVTGSGGLAMFAGFILLTQQAGTSSISGLIEVVPEMARTPTLSMALILIFIGAFTKSAQVPFHFWLPNAMAAPTPVSAYLHSATMVKLGVYLLARLDPAFGEWPLWQGTLEAVGSITAGWAMILALRERDLKRILAWSTVATLGALVLLIGLSSPVATVAVATLLLAHALYKAPLFFVAGNIDHGTGTRLLDKLGNLRHAMPLTATAALLAGASMAGLPLTFGFLAKDMIHEAKLAEQVEVLVQIGYGVFGIVAVAVAGVAAIRVFWWHPGVSITPKAHECGASLVLPPLILATMGIVLGVLPWVARSIILSAAQAMSAAPIESIDFHSHLPSMLGTLTITLAVGVVVYLFWDPIHRGFDRLAKHFDWMASVSHYSRVVAGIPKLAAVSTRSIQNGSLPGYMAMLFFAITVAIGLMLWTVRGDLAWPEWEWPSLGVAGACIVVALGALLAGGLERRLVIVLAVGLVGYGSAVFFLFAGAPDVAYTQFIVETVFVVVVASVLLKLKRLGRTTSIRGMRRRPWAMVISVLFASAVTLLFVVVSAGTLDPLLSEYFLAKSVPDAHGRNVVNVILVDFRAIDTLGEITVVMISILAAIPILAALRPPRRRQEART; from the coding sequence ATGGCCGCCCCCTCCGCGTCACATCTTCACGGACGACCGATGCGCCCCGCGGAGTGCGCTGCCTTCGTGATGGCGCCGCTCGTCAGTTTCCTGGGTCTGCTTTGGCTTCTCCTTCGGGGTGAAGTGCCGCTCACGAAGAGCCTGTCCTGGGTGCCCTCACTCGGCATTGACTTCGCGTTCCGGATCGACGGTCTCTCCGCGCTCATGCTGGCCCTCATCACCGGCGTCGGCGTCGCGGTATTCATCTATGCGGCCGGCTACCTGAGTGGCCATCCGCATCAGCGCCGGCTCTTCGTGATGCTCACCGCATTCATGCTCGCCATGATCGGGTGTGTCACGGCGGATGATCTCTTCCTCCTCTTCGTCTTCTGGGAACTGACCAGCCTGACTTCGTTCATGCTGGTTGGTTTCGGGCATGAAGACCTCACCAGCCGAAAGTCGGCCCAGCAGGCGCTGATCGTGACCGGAAGTGGCGGTCTTGCGATGTTCGCCGGGTTCATCCTGCTCACCCAACAGGCGGGAACTTCATCGATCAGCGGATTGATCGAGGTCGTTCCGGAGATGGCGCGCACGCCGACGCTCTCGATGGCGCTCATTCTGATCTTCATCGGCGCGTTCACCAAGAGCGCGCAGGTTCCATTCCACTTCTGGCTGCCGAATGCCATGGCGGCGCCGACCCCCGTGTCCGCCTATCTGCACTCGGCCACGATGGTCAAGCTCGGCGTCTATCTGCTGGCGCGGCTCGACCCCGCGTTCGGCGAATGGCCGCTCTGGCAGGGCACACTCGAAGCCGTCGGCTCGATCACGGCGGGGTGGGCGATGATCCTCGCGCTGCGGGAGCGCGACCTCAAGCGCATCCTGGCATGGTCCACCGTGGCCACGCTCGGCGCCCTGGTGTTGCTCATCGGACTCTCCAGTCCCGTCGCCACCGTGGCGGTGGCGACGCTGCTCCTCGCGCACGCGCTCTACAAGGCGCCGCTCTTCTTCGTGGCCGGCAACATCGATCACGGCACGGGCACGCGCCTTCTCGACAAGCTCGGCAATCTGCGTCACGCGATGCCACTCACTGCCACTGCGGCGCTGCTGGCCGGCGCGTCGATGGCCGGACTACCGCTGACCTTCGGTTTCCTGGCCAAGGACATGATCCATGAGGCGAAGCTTGCCGAGCAGGTCGAAGTCCTCGTCCAGATCGGCTACGGAGTCTTTGGAATCGTCGCGGTCGCCGTCGCAGGCGTCGCAGCCATTCGGGTCTTCTGGTGGCATCCCGGCGTCTCGATCACGCCAAAGGCCCACGAGTGCGGAGCGTCACTTGTCCTTCCGCCGCTCATCCTGGCCACGATGGGGATCGTGCTCGGAGTCCTTCCCTGGGTGGCGCGGTCGATCATCCTCTCAGCGGCGCAGGCGATGTCGGCGGCGCCGATTGAGTCGATCGACTTCCATTCCCACCTTCCCTCGATGCTGGGCACGCTGACGATCACGCTCGCGGTTGGTGTGGTCGTCTATCTCTTCTGGGATCCCATCCATCGAGGCTTCGATCGCCTGGCGAAGCACTTCGACTGGATGGCCTCGGTCTCCCATTACAGTCGGGTTGTCGCTGGCATCCCGAAGCTCGCGGCGGTCTCGACGCGCAGCATCCAGAATGGAAGCCTCCCGGGCTACATGGCGATGCTCTTCTTCGCCATCACAGTGGCGATCGGACTCATGCTCTGGACAGTTCGCGGTGATCTCGCGTGGCCTGAGTGGGAGTGGCCCTCGCTTGGTGTAGCGGGCGCCTGCATCGTGGTGGCCCTGGGCGCTCTGCTGGCCGGTGGACTGGAGCGCCGGCTTGTGATCGTGCTCGCGGTTGGGTTGGTCGGATACGGAAGCGCCGTCTTCTTCCTCTTCGCCGGAGCGCCCGATGTCGCCTACACGCAATTCATCGTGGAAACGGTCTTCGTGGTGGTGGTGGCGAGCGTGCTGCTCAAACTCAAGCGGCTGGGGCGCACGACCAGCATCCGCGGCATGCGACGGCGTCCTTGGGCGATGGTGATCTCGGTGCTCTTCGCGTCGGCGGTCACGCTTCTCTTCGTGGTGGTCAGCGCGGGAACGCTCGATCCTCTCCTGTCGGAGTACTTCCTGGCGAAGAGCGTGCCCGATGCGCATGGACGCAATGTCGTGAATGTCATCCTCGTCGACTTCCGTGCGATCGACACGCTCGGTGAGATCACCGTCGTCATGATCTCCATTCTCGCGGCGATCCCGATCCTCGCGGCGCTCAGGCCTCCGCGACGCCGGCAGGAGGCGCGGACATGA
- a CDS encoding Na+/H+ antiporter subunit D, whose amino-acid sequence MNLLVVTPVLVPLLTAVLTALWRVKPALQRTVSFIGMAALLASAVALVAITSQGTVPAVAFGNWEAPFGIQFQIDRLGAIMVLLTAIMGAASLLFMLSDADTRPQSPLLLPLLHGMLAGVGGAFATADLFNMYVWFEVMLIGVLGLFALGGRLDQLDATFRYLALNLVGTLLLVISVGAIYSVTGHLNFTAVHHAVQALPPGMTTLLLGTLMLAFLIKAGAFPLFAWLPASYHTLPGPVLALCAGLLTKVGVYALLRMCGDVFEPTPKMLLDALGWIAAATMLFGVLGAAYHWDLRRILGFHIISQIGYMLLGIALGTATGDGGALFYTAHHIIVKANLFLIAAMIWRLTGSYDLRKIGGLYDARPMLGLVFAIPALSLVGIPPLSGFWAKLLVLSETIALGHITWTVVALIVSFLTLYSMMKIWLEAFWKRHPDSEWHLPANTRLGPAWITTITLALITISIGVAPQILISFVMAAAEQMGGGR is encoded by the coding sequence ATGAACCTTCTCGTGGTGACGCCGGTCTTGGTACCGCTCCTGACTGCGGTCCTCACGGCCTTGTGGCGCGTGAAGCCAGCGCTCCAGCGCACCGTGAGCTTCATCGGCATGGCGGCGCTGCTTGCGTCGGCCGTGGCGCTCGTGGCCATCACCTCGCAGGGCACGGTTCCCGCCGTGGCCTTCGGCAACTGGGAGGCGCCCTTCGGCATCCAGTTTCAGATCGATCGGCTCGGCGCCATCATGGTGCTGCTCACCGCCATCATGGGGGCGGCGAGTCTTCTCTTCATGCTGAGTGACGCCGACACGCGGCCGCAATCGCCGCTGCTTCTGCCGCTCCTGCATGGCATGCTCGCCGGGGTGGGAGGCGCGTTTGCGACCGCCGATCTCTTCAACATGTATGTCTGGTTCGAGGTCATGCTGATCGGCGTGCTCGGCCTTTTCGCGCTGGGCGGGCGGCTGGATCAGCTCGACGCGACCTTCCGGTACCTCGCGCTGAACCTCGTCGGCACGCTGCTGCTGGTGATCTCGGTCGGCGCCATTTACTCGGTCACCGGGCACCTCAACTTCACGGCCGTGCATCACGCCGTGCAGGCGCTGCCGCCCGGCATGACGACGCTGCTTCTGGGCACGCTGATGCTCGCCTTCCTCATCAAGGCTGGTGCCTTCCCGCTCTTTGCATGGCTGCCTGCGTCCTATCACACGCTGCCCGGGCCCGTGCTCGCCCTCTGTGCAGGTCTGCTGACGAAGGTGGGCGTCTACGCCCTCCTGCGCATGTGCGGCGATGTCTTCGAGCCGACGCCGAAGATGCTGCTCGACGCGCTCGGCTGGATCGCCGCCGCGACGATGCTCTTCGGCGTGCTCGGCGCCGCGTATCACTGGGATCTTCGGCGCATCCTCGGGTTCCACATCATCAGCCAGATCGGCTACATGCTGCTCGGCATCGCGCTGGGTACGGCGACGGGTGATGGCGGGGCGCTCTTCTACACCGCGCATCACATCATCGTGAAGGCGAATCTCTTCCTCATCGCCGCGATGATCTGGCGCCTGACCGGCAGCTACGACCTCCGCAAGATCGGTGGTCTCTATGACGCGAGGCCGATGCTCGGGCTCGTCTTCGCAATCCCGGCGCTCTCGCTGGTGGGCATTCCTCCGCTCTCCGGCTTCTGGGCGAAGCTCCTCGTTCTGAGCGAGACGATCGCGCTCGGACACATTACCTGGACCGTGGTGGCCCTCATCGTCAGTTTCCTCACGCTCTATTCGATGATGAAGATCTGGCTCGAGGCCTTCTGGAAGCGCCACCCCGATTCGGAGTGGCACCTGCCCGCGAACACGCGCCTCGGTCCGGCATGGATCACCACGATCACCCTTGCGCTGATCACGATCTCGATCGGAGTAGCGCCGCAGATCCTCATTTCATTCGTGATGGCGGCGGCGGAGCAGATGGGAGGCGGACGGTGA
- a CDS encoding Na+/H+ antiporter subunit E has product MKLLVAIGLLLLFLKAVVISGLQTVRVILRQTLGGTPPPAGLVRMRFAPMSEDGATLLGCMISLTPGTTTIDIDMERGEMLLHLLDTSQAEEAIAGIRADFEPSLIKLFGKGAP; this is encoded by the coding sequence ATGAAGTTGCTTGTGGCCATCGGGCTGTTGCTGCTCTTCCTGAAGGCGGTGGTGATCTCCGGCCTCCAGACGGTGCGCGTCATCCTGCGACAGACGCTCGGTGGCACCCCACCCCCGGCGGGGCTGGTCCGCATGCGTTTCGCCCCGATGAGCGAGGATGGCGCCACGCTGCTCGGATGCATGATCTCCCTGACACCGGGAACAACAACGATCGACATCGACATGGAGCGCGGCGAGATGCTGCTGCACCTGCTTGATACTTCGCAGGCCGAGGAAGCGATCGCGGGCATTCGCGCCGACTTCGAGCCGTCGCTGATCAAGCTCTTCGGCAAGGGGGCGCCATGA
- a CDS encoding Na(+)/H(+) antiporter subunit B (subunit B of antiporter complex involved in resistance to high concentrations of Na+, K+, Li+ and/or alkali), with translation MNRRIVILERVVGPLYWIILIASIWVLLRGHNEPGGGFIGGLVAVSATVLWGIARGPDAARRRLPTGDPVALAAIGVLSAALSGVPAFFAGLPFLTHLSFTLPLGVTKLWLSTVMVFDIGVFLCVWGALSGYALGLLEIDDDDEVREGGR, from the coding sequence ATGAACCGGCGCATCGTCATCCTGGAGCGGGTGGTGGGGCCGCTCTACTGGATCATCCTCATCGCCTCCATCTGGGTTCTGCTCAGGGGACACAATGAGCCTGGCGGCGGGTTCATCGGAGGCCTCGTCGCCGTCAGCGCGACGGTGCTGTGGGGCATCGCGCGCGGACCCGACGCGGCGAGGCGGCGGCTGCCGACCGGCGATCCTGTCGCTCTCGCGGCGATCGGCGTGCTGAGTGCAGCGCTCTCGGGCGTGCCCGCGTTCTTCGCCGGGCTGCCCTTCCTGACGCACCTCTCCTTCACGCTGCCGCTCGGTGTCACGAAGCTCTGGCTTTCGACGGTGATGGTCTTCGACATCGGAGTCTTTCTGTGTGTCTGGGGCGCCCTCTCGGGGTACGCGCTCGGCTTGCTCGAGATCGATGATGACGACGAGGTCCGGGAGGGCGGTCGATGA
- a CDS encoding TIGR00730 family Rossman fold protein has protein sequence MNTKSRATSPNLGSESWRALRILSEFVEAVDTLNTIGPAVSVFGSARTTPETRYYDMARECGRMLVERGLAVITGGGPGIMEAANRGASEAGGISVGLNIALPFEQVPNPYQTIELEFRYFFIRKVMFVKYARGTIIFPGGFGTLDEVFESLTLMQTLKIRPMPVVLVGRGYWDGLLRWFREVLIDQHRAIDAQDLHLFHLTDDVTEAVDLVHEVSEGRRTWAANLPRFPEDAAGPAGEGTREGVLPRKRAGGESPPAAEPTSPPPSPPIVG, from the coding sequence ATGAACACGAAGTCGCGCGCCACCTCGCCCAACCTCGGAAGCGAGTCGTGGCGTGCGCTGCGCATCCTGAGCGAGTTCGTTGAGGCCGTCGACACGCTCAACACCATCGGACCCGCCGTGAGCGTCTTCGGCTCCGCACGAACAACGCCGGAGACGCGGTACTACGACATGGCGCGCGAGTGCGGACGCATGCTGGTCGAGCGAGGCCTCGCGGTCATCACCGGCGGCGGGCCAGGCATCATGGAAGCGGCCAATCGCGGCGCAAGCGAAGCGGGCGGCATCAGCGTGGGTCTCAACATCGCCCTTCCCTTCGAGCAGGTGCCGAACCCCTACCAGACGATCGAACTGGAGTTCCGCTACTTCTTCATCCGCAAGGTGATGTTCGTCAAGTACGCACGAGGCACCATTATCTTCCCCGGCGGCTTCGGAACGCTCGACGAGGTGTTCGAGTCGCTCACGCTCATGCAGACGCTCAAGATCAGGCCGATGCCCGTGGTGCTCGTCGGTCGCGGCTACTGGGACGGTCTGCTGCGCTGGTTCCGCGAGGTGCTCATCGATCAGCATCGAGCGATCGATGCGCAGGACCTCCACCTCTTTCACCTCACCGATGATGTGACTGAAGCGGTCGATCTCGTCCACGAGGTGAGTGAAGGCCGCCGTACATGGGCGGCGAATCTGCCGCGCTTTCCCGAGGATGCGGCGGGTCCCGCCGGCGAAGGAACTCGAGAAGGCGTCCTGCCGCGCAAGCGGGCGGGTGGCGAGTCGCCTCCCGCGGCGGAACCGACCTCACCGCCACCTTCACCGCCGATCGTTGGGTGA
- a CDS encoding NADH-quinone oxidoreductase subunit K, protein MIWALAMAIWVTLLVGARLAMSRDLVRCVLGLAIVASGVNLVLFASGRVTTALPAVIPSGSETVEASANPLPQALVLTAIVIGFALICFALVAALRLIDGSGSDNAADLVYAEPRPTDPVVPPYDAPEFDPPSPEVEPTGHRSPDGAREPHGRVHA, encoded by the coding sequence ATGATCTGGGCCCTCGCCATGGCGATCTGGGTCACGCTGCTCGTCGGCGCGCGGCTCGCGATGTCGCGTGATCTCGTGCGCTGCGTGCTGGGGCTGGCGATCGTCGCGAGTGGCGTCAACCTGGTGCTCTTCGCATCGGGACGAGTGACCACGGCGCTCCCGGCGGTCATTCCTTCAGGAAGCGAGACGGTCGAGGCCTCGGCCAATCCGCTGCCGCAGGCGCTGGTCCTCACGGCGATCGTGATCGGATTCGCGCTCATCTGTTTCGCACTGGTTGCGGCGCTGCGTCTCATTGACGGCTCGGGCAGCGACAACGCCGCTGACCTCGTCTACGCCGAGCCGCGTCCAACCGATCCGGTGGTGCCACCGTACGACGCGCCCGAGTTTGATCCTCCATCGCCGGAGGTGGAACCCACCGGCCATCGCTCGCCTGATGGGGCCCGCGAACCTCACGGGAGGGTTCACGCATGA